Proteins encoded by one window of Myripristis murdjan chromosome 1, fMyrMur1.1, whole genome shotgun sequence:
- the LOC115366646 gene encoding beta-1,3-galactosyltransferase 5-like, translating into MLSAVRLHTSLRVFTSCTTPAHRGLMGKWKTHLSHIFICILITMAVFLICFSSNWNWAWWNTLDHNAGPKEHNRSSPGQQAPRTPWKDSWLYYVAYPGDYKFVMDDTDVCKVEAPFLVLMVPVAPADVAARDAIRKTWGNETLVQGKLVQTLFLLGVPGGADAQQQQQNLKQENLLHHDLIQSNFQDSYRNLTIKTMVMLEWLTAHCLSASYVMKIDSDMLLNVQNLVNLLLDPNTPKQNYMTGLVWWHSPVLRNPEDKFYMPKEVFDKPEYPPYPLGMSYVMSRDLPGKILGVSPQIKPIFIEDAYLGMCLKHLGISPTDPPEKSMFIVNPKHSLNRCSLSKVIAVTTENIPQMMSYWEMIREPGAAC; encoded by the exons ATGCTGAGTGCCGTGCGGCTGCACACAAGTCTGCGTGTGTTCACAAGCTGTACCACGCCTGCTCACAGAG gCCTCATGGGGAAATGGAAGACACACTTGagccacatttttatttgcatcctTATAACAATGGCTGTCTTCCTGATCTGTTTTTCCTCTAACTGGAATTGGGCGTGGTGGAATACCCTGGACCACAATGCGGGGCCCAAGGAGCACAATAGGTCCAGTCCAGGCCAACAAGCTCCAAGAACACCATGGAAAGATTCTTGGCTATACTATGTGGCCTACCCTGGAGACTACAAGTTTGTCATGGATGACACAGATGTATGTAAAGTTGAGGCCCCTTTCCTTGTTCTGATGGTTCCAGTGGCACCAGCTGACGTGGCAGCTCGGGATGCCATCCGGAAAACATGGGGCAACGAGACCCTGGTTCAAGGTAAGCTTGTCCAGACTCTGTTCTTGTTGGGCGTCCCTGGAGGAGCTGatgctcagcagcagcagcagaatctAAAACAGGAGAACCTACTGCACCATGACCTGATCCAGAGTAACTTTCAAGATAGCTACCGCAATCTGACCATCAAGACTATGGTGATGCTGGAGTGGCTGACTGCACATTGTCTCAGTGCCTCCTATGTAATGAAGATTGACTCAGACATGCTTCTCAATGTCCAGAATTTGGTTAATCTGCTGCTGGATCCCAACACACCCAAACAGAACTACATGACAGGCTTGGTGTGGTGGCACAGCCCCGTTCTAAGAAACCCTGAAGATAAATTCTACATGCCGAAAGAGGTGTTCGACAAGCCTGAGTACCCTCCATATCCTCTGGGCATGAGTTACGTGATGTCTCGAGACCTCCCTGGGAAGATCCTGGGGGTGTCTCCTCAGATTAAGCCCATATTTATTGAAGATGCCTACCTAGGAATGTGCCTGAAACACTTGGGCATCTCCCCTACTGACCCCCCTGAAAAGTCGATGTTCATTGTCAACCCTAAGCACTCCCTGAACCGCTGCAGCCTGTCCAAAGTGATTGCTGTGACCACAGAAAACATTCCACAGATGATGAGTTACTGGGAGATGATCAGGGAGCCTGGAGCAGCTTGCTGA